Proteins encoded by one window of Candidatus Desulfatibia profunda:
- a CDS encoding type II toxin-antitoxin system Phd/YefM family antitoxin — translation MAEIDKIMPVTRVKRELLEILKDMADEDSTITVTRNGEPVGVIMTPYRYDAMVETIEILADRDVMAALGRSAADFEAGRVYPDDDVWKD, via the coding sequence GATTGATAAAATAATGCCGGTAACCCGTGTTAAAAGAGAACTCCTTGAAATTTTAAAAGATATGGCAGATGAAGATTCCACTATTACGGTTACCAGAAACGGTGAGCCAGTAGGCGTCATCATGACTCCCTATCGTTACGATGCCATGGTGGAAACGATTGAAATATTGGCCGACAGAGATGTGATGGCGGCACTTGGCAGATCTGCGGCTGATTTTGAGGCCGGTCGCGTTTATCCCGATG